A single window of Rhizobium indicum DNA harbors:
- a CDS encoding zinc-binding alcohol dehydrogenase family protein — protein MKAVLCREPGVLDIVERPSPAAPAAGWVRLAVSHVGICGTDYHIFEGKHPFLEYPRVMGHEISATVLEAGDGVAMAVGTPVIVNPYLSCGQCIACRQGKPNCCTNIKVLGVHTDGAFCEEISVPAENLYAAKGVSLEAAATTEFLAIGAHAVRRSMTGAGAQALVIGAGPIGLGAAIFSRIAGHEVTLLDTSSERLQMASERFGFTSGIVANEATAEAVREKTNGDGFDVVFDATGYGPSMEKAFSFVAHGGALVLVSVVKDDIRFSDPEFHKREMMVIGSRNATRVDFEHVADSIAKGLVPVDKLITHRTTLADAPRDLARWAHEKNGLIKAVISIGG, from the coding sequence ATGAAAGCAGTTCTTTGCCGGGAGCCCGGCGTGCTCGATATCGTCGAGCGTCCCTCGCCAGCGGCTCCCGCCGCCGGCTGGGTGCGGCTTGCCGTCAGCCATGTCGGCATTTGCGGCACCGATTACCACATCTTCGAGGGCAAACATCCCTTCCTCGAATATCCCCGGGTGATGGGGCATGAGATCTCGGCAACGGTGCTGGAAGCGGGCGACGGCGTTGCCATGGCGGTCGGCACGCCCGTCATCGTCAATCCCTATCTCTCCTGCGGGCAATGTATCGCCTGCCGTCAGGGCAAGCCGAATTGCTGCACCAATATCAAGGTGCTCGGCGTCCATACGGATGGCGCCTTCTGCGAGGAGATTTCGGTTCCGGCCGAGAACCTCTATGCCGCCAAAGGTGTAAGCCTCGAAGCGGCGGCAACGACCGAGTTTCTGGCGATCGGCGCCCATGCGGTGCGCCGTTCGATGACCGGTGCGGGAGCACAGGCGCTCGTCATCGGCGCCGGGCCGATTGGCCTCGGGGCGGCGATCTTCTCGCGCATCGCAGGACATGAGGTGACGCTGCTCGATACCAGCAGCGAGCGGCTGCAGATGGCATCCGAGCGTTTCGGCTTCACCTCCGGCATCGTTGCCAACGAGGCGACGGCGGAAGCCGTCCGGGAAAAGACCAATGGCGACGGTTTCGACGTGGTCTTCGATGCGACGGGGTACGGACCTTCGATGGAGAAGGCCTTCTCCTTCGTCGCCCATGGCGGCGCACTGGTGCTGGTCAGCGTCGTCAAGGACGATATCCGCTTCTCCGACCCCGAATTCCACAAGCGCGAGATGATGGTGATCGGCAGCCGCAACGCCACCCGCGTCGATTTCGAGCATGTCGCGGATTCGATCGCCAAAGGGCTGGTGCCGGTGGACAAGCTCATCACCCACCGCACGACGCTTGCCGATGCGCCGCGCGATCTCGCGCGCTGGGCGCATGAGAAGAATGGGTTGATCAAGGCGGTGATCAGTATTGGTGGTTAG
- a CDS encoding VOC family protein — MAKMIHSMIRVLDEARSVGFYERAFGLSVADRVDFETFTLIYMSNAETGFELELTVNKGRTAPYDLGNAYGHLAVSVEEVAVERERLSKLGLKPGELVELNRDGKLFGLFFFISDPDGYKIEVLQRHGRFL, encoded by the coding sequence TTGGCGAAGATGATCCACTCCATGATCCGCGTTCTCGATGAGGCGCGCTCCGTCGGTTTCTACGAGAGGGCCTTCGGCCTTTCGGTCGCCGACCGCGTCGATTTCGAAACCTTCACGTTGATCTATATGAGCAATGCCGAGACCGGCTTCGAGCTGGAACTGACGGTCAACAAGGGCCGGACCGCGCCCTATGACCTCGGCAATGCCTATGGCCATCTCGCCGTCTCGGTCGAAGAGGTGGCGGTCGAGCGCGAGCGGCTGTCGAAGCTTGGGCTCAAGCCCGGTGAACTGGTGGAGCTCAACCGCGACGGCAAGCTCTTCGGCCTGTTCTTCTTCATCAGCGATCCGGATGGCTACAAGATCGAGGTGCTGCAGCGCCACGGCCGGTTTCTCTGA
- a CDS encoding LysR family transcriptional regulator, with protein sequence MHLGALFIASHVLTSGSVRETARRFQLSPSTVSTAIHNLETELAMTLTERASGELATLIASGRVLEGLKPIMAAIGELGQWAGHDAAAAGIDEAWASRISVKIVTMERFLEVADQGSINRAARRLRLGQPQLSLQLANLEKFLRHRLFERQAQGSVLTEEGRRAYQIFMAISQAWNDLKSSADERYRRTARSLRIGSIIPTGSESWVARCLGTLVSEWNVRRNNNAISLVSMTADDLREALKSGRIDVAILDSVFGLENFRHRELLQTDMVVIAPPDSTETSVADLVAGHPICMPSPRTGLGHAAMAFSYERAPNRRLRGQDITAADSLPVIVDLVANHGYVSFLGRVSAMPIADKVRIVDLDEHLPMSYHVAFNHRKAAADACTVIIEVAARITSETVVHTIRPTDSGARETAA encoded by the coding sequence TTGCATCTTGGTGCCCTGTTCATCGCAAGCCATGTCCTGACCTCCGGTTCGGTCCGCGAGACCGCGCGGCGCTTCCAGCTGTCGCCCTCCACTGTCTCGACGGCAATCCACAATCTCGAGACCGAACTGGCGATGACGCTGACGGAACGCGCCTCAGGCGAGCTGGCGACGCTGATTGCGAGCGGCAGGGTGCTGGAAGGTCTCAAGCCGATCATGGCTGCGATCGGTGAGCTCGGCCAATGGGCCGGCCATGACGCCGCAGCCGCCGGGATCGACGAGGCCTGGGCATCCCGCATTTCCGTCAAGATCGTCACGATGGAGCGTTTTCTCGAAGTGGCCGACCAGGGCAGCATCAACCGGGCCGCCCGCCGCCTTCGCCTCGGTCAGCCGCAGCTTTCGCTTCAGCTTGCCAATCTTGAGAAATTTCTGAGGCACCGCCTGTTCGAGCGCCAGGCGCAGGGCTCGGTGCTGACGGAGGAGGGCAGGCGCGCCTACCAGATCTTCATGGCGATCAGCCAGGCGTGGAACGATCTCAAATCGTCGGCCGACGAGCGTTATCGGCGCACCGCCCGGTCGCTGCGCATCGGCTCGATCATCCCGACCGGATCGGAAAGCTGGGTGGCCCGCTGCCTGGGCACACTGGTTTCGGAATGGAATGTACGCCGCAATAACAATGCGATCTCGCTGGTCTCGATGACCGCCGACGATCTGCGCGAGGCGCTGAAGAGCGGCCGCATCGATGTCGCAATCCTGGATTCGGTCTTCGGGCTGGAAAACTTTCGGCATCGCGAATTGCTGCAGACCGACATGGTGGTGATCGCGCCGCCTGATAGTACCGAAACCAGCGTCGCCGATCTCGTCGCCGGCCACCCGATCTGCATGCCGAGCCCGCGCACCGGCCTCGGCCATGCGGCGATGGCCTTCAGCTACGAGCGCGCGCCCAATCGGCGCTTGCGCGGCCAGGATATCACCGCGGCGGATTCGCTGCCTGTCATCGTCGACCTCGTCGCTAATCACGGCTACGTCTCCTTCCTCGGCCGCGTCAGCGCCATGCCGATCGCCGACAAGGTGCGCATCGTCGATCTCGACGAGCATCTGCCGATGTCCTATCACGTCGCCTTCAACCATCGAAAAGCCGCCGCCGATGCCTGCACTGTCATCATCGAGGTGGCGGCGAGAATTACCTCGGAAACCGTCGTACACACCATAAGGCCGACGGACTCCGGAGCCAGGGAGACTGCAGCGTGA
- a CDS encoding ABC transporter ATP-binding protein — MTMIEIRNVTKRYGVATVVDNVSMSVEKGEITVIVGTSGSGKSTLMRMINRLVPITEGEIFVGGQNVMDVEVTELRRKIGYAIQGHGLFPHRTVAQNIATVPQLLDWDSARISKRVEELLGLFNLDPATFADKYPHQLSGGQQQRVGVARALAAEPELLLMDEPFGALDPVIRGKAQDDLLAIQKQFGTTVILVTHDMDEAFHLGNQIAVMSEGRLLQCSTPEKILTEPADPFVQQLTGTSDRALKLMSLLPLKESMEPAKTGLAYALPQSLSLRDALAEMIWQGVDEAAVQDGEKEPVGSISMTRLLELGRKA; from the coding sequence ATGACCATGATCGAGATCAGGAACGTCACCAAGCGCTACGGCGTGGCCACCGTCGTCGACAACGTCTCGATGAGCGTCGAGAAAGGCGAGATCACCGTCATCGTCGGCACGTCTGGCTCGGGCAAATCGACGCTGATGCGGATGATCAACCGGCTGGTGCCGATCACCGAAGGCGAGATCTTCGTCGGCGGACAGAATGTGATGGACGTTGAGGTGACCGAGCTTCGCCGCAAGATCGGCTATGCGATCCAGGGCCACGGCCTGTTTCCGCACCGGACCGTGGCGCAGAATATCGCCACCGTGCCGCAGCTTCTCGATTGGGATTCCGCCCGCATCTCCAAGCGGGTCGAGGAACTGCTCGGGCTCTTCAATCTCGATCCGGCAACATTTGCCGACAAATATCCGCATCAGCTCTCCGGCGGCCAGCAGCAGCGCGTCGGTGTGGCCCGGGCGCTGGCGGCCGAACCGGAACTGCTGTTGATGGACGAGCCCTTCGGCGCGCTCGATCCCGTCATCCGCGGCAAGGCGCAGGACGATCTGCTGGCGATCCAGAAGCAGTTTGGCACGACGGTCATTCTCGTCACCCACGACATGGACGAGGCCTTCCATCTCGGCAATCAGATCGCGGTGATGAGCGAGGGCAGATTGCTGCAATGCTCGACGCCGGAAAAGATCCTCACCGAACCCGCCGATCCCTTCGTGCAGCAATTGACCGGCACCTCCGACCGGGCGCTGAAGCTGATGTCGCTGCTGCCGCTGAAGGAGAGCATGGAGCCGGCCAAGACCGGTCTCGCCTATGCCCTGCCGCAGTCGCTCAGCCTGCGTGATGCACTGGCCGAGATGATCTGGCAGGGGGTCGATGAGGCGGCCGTGCAGGACGGCGAGAAGGAGCCGGTGGGATCGATCTCGATGACGCGGCTTCTCGAACTGGGCCGCAAGGCATGA
- a CDS encoding copper homeostasis protein CutC — MTILLEVCVDSAEGLAAAIEGGAGRIELCSALELGGLTPLPSLMRIAARAPIPVYAMIRPHAGPFVFDGADEEAMMIDIDAVRTSGLAGVVIGANRPDGTLDMPLIHRLKAHAAGLGSTLHRAFDLVPDADQALEQAVELGCERILTSGCALKAADGLDTLKHISAKAAGRIAIMPGSGIRPTNVGEILKATGAREVHGSCSSPVESADPRAVAFGFEARSTNKTDVAIVRQMRRAIEAAG; from the coding sequence GTGACGATTTTGCTCGAAGTGTGCGTGGACAGCGCCGAAGGCCTCGCCGCCGCGATCGAGGGTGGCGCCGGGCGCATCGAGCTCTGCTCGGCGCTGGAACTCGGTGGCCTGACACCGCTGCCGAGCCTGATGCGGATCGCCGCCCGGGCACCCATTCCGGTCTACGCGATGATCCGCCCTCATGCCGGGCCCTTCGTCTTCGACGGGGCAGACGAGGAAGCGATGATGATCGATATCGATGCCGTGCGTACATCAGGCCTTGCCGGCGTGGTCATCGGCGCCAACCGGCCGGACGGCACGCTCGACATGCCGCTGATCCACCGTTTGAAGGCGCATGCGGCCGGCCTCGGCTCGACGCTGCATCGCGCTTTCGATCTGGTACCGGATGCCGACCAGGCGCTGGAGCAGGCGGTCGAGCTCGGCTGTGAACGCATCCTGACCTCCGGCTGCGCCCTGAAGGCCGCCGACGGCCTCGACACGCTGAAGCACATTTCGGCAAAGGCCGCCGGCCGCATCGCCATCATGCCCGGCAGCGGGATCCGCCCCACCAATGTCGGCGAGATACTGAAGGCGACCGGCGCCCGCGAGGTCCACGGCTCCTGCAGTTCACCGGTCGAAAGCGCCGATCCGCGCGCGGTTGCTTTTGGTTTCGAGGCGAGAAGCACGAACAAGACGGATGTCGCGATTGTCAGGCAGATGCGTAGGGCAATTGAGGCGGCGGGTTAG
- a CDS encoding ABC transporter permease encodes MKLVVANLFRLAALALLLILLFRTEWLSFMLVPLTSNNAPAVYTQNSLASLAAGHLQLVIGSIVCSAVLAVVGGIFVTRESGADFLPLSRAIANAGQTFPPVAVLALAVPATGFGAMPTLIALFLYGLLPIFENTVAGLKQVSPQVLDAADGMGMNGTQRLLRVELPLALPLILEGLKVATVINIGTATIGSTVAAKGLGEVIIAGLISDNTAFILQGGLIVGLMAVLIYDAMGLVEAAITRRIGLRAA; translated from the coding sequence ATGAAGCTCGTCGTCGCCAATCTCTTCCGCCTGGCGGCGCTGGCTTTGCTGCTCATCCTGCTGTTCAGGACGGAGTGGCTTTCCTTCATGCTGGTGCCGCTGACCAGCAACAATGCGCCTGCCGTCTATACGCAGAACAGCCTTGCTTCGCTCGCCGCCGGCCATCTGCAGCTGGTGATCGGATCGATCGTCTGCAGCGCCGTGCTTGCCGTTGTCGGCGGCATCTTCGTGACGCGGGAAAGCGGGGCTGACTTCCTGCCGCTGTCGCGCGCCATCGCCAATGCCGGGCAGACCTTTCCGCCGGTCGCGGTGCTGGCGCTCGCGGTTCCCGCCACCGGCTTCGGCGCCATGCCGACGCTGATTGCGCTCTTTCTCTACGGCCTGTTGCCGATCTTCGAAAACACCGTCGCTGGCTTGAAGCAGGTTTCGCCGCAGGTTCTCGATGCTGCCGACGGCATGGGCATGAACGGCACGCAGCGGCTGCTGCGGGTCGAGCTGCCGCTTGCCTTGCCGCTGATCCTCGAAGGGCTGAAGGTCGCGACCGTGATCAATATCGGCACGGCGACGATCGGCTCGACGGTTGCGGCAAAGGGTCTCGGTGAGGTCATCATCGCCGGGCTGATTTCCGACAACACCGCCTTCATCCTGCAGGGCGGCCTGATCGTCGGCCTCATGGCGGTGCTGATCTATGATGCCATGGGCTTGGTCGAAGCGGCGATTACCCGAAGAATCGGCTTGCGCGCGGCGTAG
- a CDS encoding ABC transporter permease, whose translation MTATPTEIVAPPPRRKMNILFGLTLIGLLIFLWIVLGLVTPSFWTPLNISNLLRQGAMTAILALGQTFVIITAGIDLSVGAIVGFCTVIIAWLLQAGVPVWGAIALTLLMGVAIGAFHGFGIVHMGLPPFIITLATLTSLRGIGLLITNGSTINITNEGFSNFARADLLSIPSLFWMVILVAVPSFIFLHLSRWGRYLFAVGSNAEAARLSGVNVKGMIYLAYILSASFAAFVGVLLASRIAIGNATQADGWELQAIASSVIGGTSLFGAVGSVHGPLIGAFILATINNGANLLNVNSFWQRIITGLLIIVIVFFDQLRRRRSN comes from the coding sequence ATGACTGCCACCCCCACTGAAATCGTCGCACCGCCGCCGCGCCGGAAAATGAACATCCTGTTCGGCCTGACGCTGATCGGCCTGCTGATCTTCCTCTGGATCGTGCTCGGCCTTGTCACCCCGAGCTTCTGGACACCGCTCAACATTTCGAACCTGCTGCGTCAGGGCGCGATGACGGCGATCCTCGCGCTCGGCCAGACCTTCGTCATCATCACCGCCGGCATCGACCTTTCGGTCGGCGCCATCGTCGGCTTCTGCACCGTGATCATCGCCTGGCTGCTGCAGGCGGGCGTGCCGGTCTGGGGTGCGATCGCGCTGACGCTGCTCATGGGTGTGGCGATCGGCGCCTTCCATGGCTTCGGCATCGTGCATATGGGCCTGCCGCCGTTCATCATCACGCTGGCAACCCTGACATCGCTGCGCGGCATCGGCCTGCTGATCACCAACGGTTCGACGATCAACATCACCAATGAGGGCTTCAGCAATTTCGCCCGCGCCGATCTGCTCAGTATTCCGAGTCTGTTCTGGATGGTCATCCTGGTGGCGGTGCCCTCCTTCATCTTCCTGCATCTGAGCCGGTGGGGCCGCTATCTCTTCGCGGTCGGTTCGAACGCCGAGGCGGCGCGCCTTTCCGGCGTCAACGTCAAGGGCATGATCTACCTTGCCTATATCCTGTCTGCCTCCTTCGCCGCCTTCGTCGGCGTGCTGCTCGCCTCACGCATCGCCATCGGCAATGCGACGCAGGCCGACGGCTGGGAACTGCAGGCGATCGCCTCCTCCGTCATCGGCGGCACCAGCCTGTTCGGTGCGGTCGGCTCGGTGCATGGCCCGCTGATCGGCGCCTTCATTCTCGCCACCATCAACAACGGCGCCAACCTTCTGAACGTCAACTCCTTCTGGCAGCGCATCATCACCGGTCTGCTGATCATCGTGATCGTGTTCTTCGACCAGCTGCGCCGCCGCCGGAGCAATTGA
- a CDS encoding sugar ABC transporter ATP-binding protein gives MIGLEEVSHRHDDSATLKEANRIPAGSPILELKGLQKNYGHVQALKPATLTFLAGEIHAIVGENGAGKSTLIKLLTGVITRTAGEVLWCGQPVGLSTPNEAIARGINAVHQEVVLCRHLTVAANLFLGDEVNRFGLMRKKQMEKMAQAVLDDLGFGLPAGALLSSLTIGQQQLVATARAAMRGTQFLIFDEPTAYLTRQESAQLFKLIRRLQGEGVTIVYISHRMEEVFELADRVSVLRDGTHVGTRLIGETNDAELISLMINRSIEQIYHKEKIAIGETILTVNGLSGPGFEDVSLSVKAGQIVGLYGLIGAGRSEFALGLYGRQPTTSGDVEWMGKRVDIRNERTAMELGIALAPESRRDQGLCLNLPIGLNINLPVFGRLSHGPVINHTRESANADQQIRNLSIKTPSRRVPASSMSGGNQQKIVIGKWLSHGARLFIFDEPTVGVDVGTKAEIYRLFAKLLKDGAGIILISSYLPEVYELADRLHVFRAGKIVASHDYHAATHEEVLSEAIGV, from the coding sequence ATGATCGGACTGGAAGAGGTCAGTCATCGCCATGATGACAGTGCGACGCTGAAAGAAGCCAATCGAATTCCCGCCGGATCGCCTATCCTCGAACTCAAGGGCCTGCAGAAGAATTACGGTCATGTGCAGGCGCTGAAGCCAGCGACGCTGACCTTTCTCGCCGGTGAAATCCACGCCATCGTCGGTGAAAACGGCGCCGGCAAATCCACCCTCATCAAATTGCTGACCGGCGTCATTACCCGCACAGCGGGCGAAGTGCTGTGGTGCGGCCAGCCGGTGGGCCTGTCGACGCCGAACGAGGCGATCGCCCGCGGCATCAACGCCGTCCACCAGGAAGTCGTGCTCTGCCGGCACCTGACGGTCGCCGCCAATCTCTTTCTCGGCGACGAGGTCAACCGCTTCGGCCTGATGCGCAAGAAGCAGATGGAGAAGATGGCGCAGGCCGTGCTCGACGATCTCGGCTTCGGCCTGCCGGCCGGTGCGCTGTTGAGCTCGCTGACGATCGGCCAGCAGCAGCTGGTGGCAACGGCGCGCGCGGCTATGCGCGGCACGCAATTCCTCATCTTCGACGAACCGACTGCCTATCTGACACGCCAGGAATCGGCGCAGCTCTTCAAGCTGATCCGCCGGTTGCAGGGCGAAGGCGTCACCATCGTCTATATCAGCCACCGCATGGAGGAAGTGTTCGAGCTTGCCGACCGTGTCTCGGTGCTGCGCGACGGCACGCATGTCGGCACGCGGCTGATCGGCGAGACCAACGATGCCGAACTGATCTCGCTGATGATCAACCGCTCGATCGAACAGATCTACCACAAGGAAAAGATTGCGATCGGCGAGACGATCCTCACGGTCAACGGCCTCTCCGGCCCGGGCTTCGAAGATGTGTCGCTGAGCGTCAAGGCGGGACAGATCGTCGGCCTCTACGGCCTGATCGGCGCAGGGCGCAGCGAATTCGCGCTCGGGCTCTACGGCCGCCAGCCGACGACATCGGGCGATGTCGAATGGATGGGCAAGCGTGTCGACATCCGCAACGAACGCACCGCCATGGAGCTCGGCATTGCGCTGGCGCCGGAAAGCCGGCGCGACCAGGGACTTTGCCTCAACCTGCCGATCGGCCTCAACATCAACCTGCCGGTGTTCGGGCGGCTGAGCCACGGGCCGGTGATCAATCACACGCGCGAATCGGCCAATGCCGACCAGCAGATCCGCAATCTCAGCATCAAGACGCCGAGCCGGCGCGTTCCGGCCTCCAGCATGTCGGGCGGCAACCAGCAGAAGATCGTCATCGGCAAGTGGCTGAGCCATGGCGCCCGGCTTTTCATCTTCGACGAGCCGACCGTCGGCGTCGACGTCGGCACCAAGGCGGAAATCTACCGGCTCTTCGCCAAGCTTCTGAAGGACGGCGCGGGCATCATCCTGATCTCCTCCTATCTGCCCGAGGTCTACGAACTGGCCGACCGGCTGCACGTCTTCCGCGCCGGCAAAATCGTCGCGAGCCATGACTATCACGCGGCGACGCATGAAGAAGTGCTCAGCGAAGCGATCGGCGTCTGA
- the osmF gene encoding glycine betaine ABC transporter substrate-binding protein OsmF, giving the protein MLKKLALAVSLSAFAVGAAHAADVVVSSKIDTEGTLLGNVIALALEANGIKTQDRIALGATPVVRKAITAGEIDIYPEYTGNAGFFFNKADDAAWKNIDQGYELAKKLDFDANKIVWLTPSPANNTWALAVRSDVAGPNKLKSLTDFGKWVAGGGAAKLAASAEFVNSAGALPAFQTTYGFQLKPDQMVVLSGGDTAATIKAAADQTNGVNTAMVYGTDGAIEAAELTVLEDDKNVQQVYAPTPIIREEVLKANPKIEEVLSPIFKSLTADELRKLNAKIQVDGEPAKSVAEAYLKEKGFLK; this is encoded by the coding sequence ATGCTGAAGAAACTCGCACTTGCCGTTTCGCTCTCCGCCTTCGCGGTGGGTGCGGCCCATGCTGCAGACGTCGTCGTCTCGTCGAAGATCGACACGGAAGGCACGCTGCTCGGCAACGTCATTGCGCTCGCTCTCGAAGCGAACGGCATCAAGACGCAGGACCGCATCGCGCTAGGCGCGACACCGGTCGTGCGCAAGGCGATCACCGCCGGCGAAATCGACATCTATCCGGAGTATACCGGCAATGCCGGCTTCTTCTTCAACAAGGCCGATGACGCCGCCTGGAAAAACATCGACCAGGGCTATGAGCTGGCGAAGAAGCTCGATTTCGACGCCAACAAGATCGTCTGGCTGACGCCGTCGCCTGCCAACAACACCTGGGCGCTCGCCGTGCGCAGCGACGTCGCCGGCCCGAACAAGCTGAAGAGCCTCACGGACTTCGGCAAATGGGTTGCCGGCGGCGGTGCCGCCAAGCTTGCGGCCTCCGCCGAATTTGTCAATTCGGCCGGCGCGCTTCCCGCCTTCCAGACGACCTATGGCTTCCAGCTGAAGCCCGACCAGATGGTCGTTCTTTCCGGCGGCGACACGGCGGCAACGATCAAGGCGGCCGCCGACCAGACGAACGGCGTCAACACCGCCATGGTCTACGGCACCGACGGCGCGATCGAAGCGGCCGAACTCACCGTTCTCGAAGACGACAAAAACGTGCAGCAGGTCTATGCCCCGACGCCGATCATCCGCGAAGAGGTGTTGAAGGCCAATCCGAAGATCGAAGAAGTGCTCTCGCCGATCTTCAAAAGCCTGACCGCCGACGAGCTGCGCAAGCTCAACGCCAAGATCCAGGTCGACGGCGAGCCGGCAAAGTCCGTCGCCGAAGCCTATCTCAAGGAAAAAGGCTTCCTGAAGTAG
- a CDS encoding ABC transporter permease — MAETLAVRRLDRLGVVLVAGGIAATALMPFIYVKANRIAAGKPMLLMQLLPQPSVIILTVLLLLTAFATLFLRNAPARLAVATLCLAALIVAIGLVSTAATPPGSTVARMTPGGGFWVLFAVIGLVISDALVKIRLAPWMRVAALAAYTALLFISLSSGLLDSLSIMKEFSTRAPQFETEAISHLLLAFGSLAIAIVLGLPLGILCFWVPKLRAAVLQGLSLIQTIPSLALFGLLMLPLGYLATHVPLAAAIGIRGIGTAPALIALVLYSLLPIVANTVVGLQGVDPSVRDAAAGMGLTRLQILVGIDMPLAFPVILTGIRIVLVQAIGMVTIAALIGGGGFGIFIFQGLGQTAMDLVLLGAVPTVFFAFSSAVILDAVIDSIRGSAA; from the coding sequence ATGGCAGAAACCTTAGCGGTCCGCAGGCTGGACCGGCTCGGCGTGGTTCTGGTGGCCGGCGGCATCGCGGCGACAGCACTGATGCCCTTCATCTACGTGAAGGCAAACCGCATCGCCGCCGGCAAGCCGATGCTGCTGATGCAGCTTCTTCCCCAGCCTTCGGTCATCATCCTGACCGTGCTCCTCCTTCTCACCGCTTTCGCCACGCTGTTCCTGCGCAATGCCCCCGCCCGGCTCGCGGTCGCCACACTTTGCCTTGCGGCGCTGATCGTGGCGATCGGCCTCGTGTCGACGGCGGCAACGCCACCCGGCAGCACGGTGGCGCGCATGACGCCCGGCGGCGGCTTCTGGGTGCTGTTTGCCGTGATCGGCCTCGTCATATCCGATGCGCTGGTGAAGATCCGGCTGGCGCCGTGGATGCGGGTCGCAGCCCTTGCAGCCTATACGGCGCTGCTCTTCATCTCGCTCTCCTCCGGTCTGCTCGACAGCCTTTCGATCATGAAGGAATTCTCGACCCGGGCCCCGCAATTCGAGACCGAAGCGATCTCGCATCTGCTCTTGGCGTTCGGCTCGCTTGCCATCGCCATTGTTCTCGGCCTGCCGCTCGGCATCCTCTGCTTCTGGGTGCCTAAGCTGCGCGCCGCCGTGCTGCAGGGGCTGAGCCTCATCCAGACGATCCCGAGTCTGGCGCTCTTCGGCCTGCTAATGCTGCCGCTCGGCTATCTCGCCACCCATGTGCCGCTCGCTGCCGCGATCGGCATCCGCGGCATCGGCACGGCGCCTGCCTTGATTGCGCTGGTGCTCTATTCGCTGCTGCCGATCGTCGCCAACACCGTCGTCGGCCTGCAGGGCGTCGACCCTTCGGTGCGCGATGCTGCGGCCGGCATGGGGCTGACGCGCTTACAGATCCTTGTTGGAATCGACATGCCGCTCGCCTTTCCGGTCATCCTCACCGGCATCCGCATCGTGCTGGTGCAGGCGATCGGCATGGTGACGATCGCCGCACTGATCGGCGGCGGCGGCTTCGGCATCTTCATCTTCCAGGGGCTCGGCCAGACGGCCATGGACCTCGTCCTGCTCGGCGCCGTGCCGACCGTCTTCTTCGCCTTCTCATCGGCCGTCATCCTCGATGCGGTCATCGACAGCATCCGGGGATCCGCCGCATGA